One Trichormus variabilis 0441 genomic window, TGATGGCAAGCTGGACTTGGCTGTTTCCAACTTTAATAGTAATAATGTCAGTGTTTTGCTAGGGCAAGGTAATGGCAGTTTCAGTCCAGCCACCAACTTTGGTGTTGCTCTTAATCCCATCTCAGTGAGAATAGGGGACTTCAATAATGATGGCAATTTGGACTTGGCTGTTGTCAATTTTAATAGTAGTAATGTCAGTATTCTGCTAGGGCAAGGTAATGGCAGCTTTGGTACAGCTACCAACTTTGCTGTTGGTTCTGCTCCCCAAGGATTGGCGCTGCAAGACTTGAATAACGATGGCAATCTGGATTTGGTTAGTGCTAATTCTGGCGGTAACAATGTGAGTGTGTTGTTAGGACAAGGCAATGGCAGCTTTGGAGCAGCTACTAACTTTGCTGTTGGTTCTTTTCCTCGTTCAGTAGTAATAAGAGACTTCAATAAAGATGGCAAGTTAGATTTGGCTGTTAGTAACGATAGTAGCAATACCATAAGTATATTGATAGGGGAAGGTAATGGCAGCTTTGGTACAGCTACCAACTTTGCTGTTGGTTCTCTGCCATTGACACTGGGAGTAGGAGACTTTAATGGTGATAACAATCTGGACTTAGTTGTTGCTAACCGAGGTAGCAATAATGTCAGTGTGCTACTAGGACAAGGTAATGGCAGCTTTGGTGCGGCTACCAACTTTGCCGTTGGCGCTAATCCTCGGTCAGTAGTAGTGGCAGACTTCAATGGTGATGGTAAGCAAGACTTGGCTGTTAGTAATCAAAGTAACAATAATGTCAGTATTCTGCTAGGGCAAGGTAATGGCAGTTTTGATACAGCCACCAACTTTGCTGTTGGTTCTGGTCCTTATTCATTAGCATTCGGAGACTTCAATAGTGATGGTAAGCCGGACTTGGCTGTTACTAACCAAAATAGCAATAATGTCAGCATACTACTGAATACTACTAGTTTTTCTTTTCCCCCCACAGTCGCCAACCCCATAACCAACCAAACAGGAACAACAGGCACTGCATTTAACTTCCAAATCCCAGCCAATACATTCAGTGACCCAGGAGACACCCTCACCTACACCGCCACTCTTGGCAATGGTGAACCCCTACCCAGTTGGTTGTCATTCAATCCCGCCACAGGTACATTCACTGGCAACCCCACCAAGAACAATGTGGGTAGCCTCACCATCAAAGTCACAGCTACAGACACCACAAACCTGAGCGTTGAGACTACATTTAATCTCTCAGTTGGTCTACCAGACAACATCATCAACGGTAACGGCAGCAACAACACATTCATTGCCACCACCGCCAAAGACGTATTTACTGGTGACGCTGGCTACGATAACTTTATTACCAACTTTGCCAACTTCCAACAAAATGACTCATTTGACGGCGGAGATGGCAGAGATGCCATTCTCATTCAAGGTGGTGCAAACACCGACACCATCACCTTTAATTTAACTAATCCCAGCAACCAACTAGCCAGCATCCCTGGCACAACTATCACCAACATAGAAACCTTTGACCTAAGAACCTTTGTTGGCACAGTCACTTTTATAGGTGGTAGTGGCAACGATACAATCTATGGTGGCGCTGGTGATGATAACCTCAATGGTGATGCTGGTGATGATAACCTCAATGGAGGTGCTGGTGATGATACCCTCATTGGTGGTGATGGTAATGATATCCTCACAGGTGGTAGTGGTACAAACACCCTGACTGGTGGTGCAGGCAATGACCGATATTACATAGATAACGCCAGCGACGTGATCACTGAAGATATCAATGGTGGTCAAGATGAAGTGTTTGCCACAGTCAGCTACACCTTGGCTGCTAACGTTGAGGCTTTAACCCTCAAAGGTACTGCTGTAAACGGCACAGGCAATGCGAGTAATAACAACATCCGTGGCAATAATCAGGACAATTTACTCGAAGGGTTAGATGGCAATGACAATCTTACGGGTAATGCTGGCAATGATGTGTTGATTGGTGGCAACGGCAATGATACCCTCAATGGCGGTATTGGCAATGATGTGTTGATTGGTGGCGCTGGTAGCGATCGCTTATTCGGTGGTGATGGTGCTGATACATTCGGTTTTGGTACTGGAAACGCCTTTAGTAGTGCTGGTTTTGGCATCGATACCATTGCTGATTTTGCCGTAGGTGTGGATGCCATTGAGTTAGATAAGGCAAGTTTCTCTGCCCTTACTAGTGTAGTTGGTGATGGTTTTAGTGTAGGTAGTGAGTTTGCTAGTGTCAGTAACGATACCTTAGTTGCTACTAGCAATGCGTTGATTGTTTACAGTTTGGGTAGCGGTCGCTTGTTCTATAACCAGAATGGTACTGCTGCGGGTTTGGGTTCTGGCGCTCATTTTGCCACTCTCTCCGGCGCTCCCGCCCTAAATGCTAGTGATTTTGTGATTTTTGAGTCTGGTAATTAACCACAGGTTTAGCGACGCTTTGAAAACCTGATTTTTTCCTAGAAAGCGAGGAAGATTTTTGCCCCTCTCCCCGACCCCCGACGCGGAGAGGTTCATCAAACTCACGTTAAGTCAGCATTATTTTCTTTTTTTTGCGATGAGGAGGGTTAAAAGCCCTCCTTCAATATCTGCGTTAGATCAATTATTGTTCTCAAAACATAAGAATCACAAAAATTATGGCTAACACCGCGCCTCTACTGAACAATACAGGTAATCTCACCTTATCTTTTATTACTGAAGATATTCCTGTTACTAGTAACACTGGTACTCTAGTGTCTGAAATCATCGGTAACTCTATAAGTGACCCAGATGCTAGTGCGCTAAAAGGCATTGCCGTTACCTTCGTTGATAACAGTAACGGTGTTTGGGAATATACCTTGAATAATGGAACTAGTTGGAATGCCTTTGGAACACCATTGCTAAATGCAGCACGGTTACTACCATCAAATGCAAATACTAAAATCCGCTTTCGCCCCAATGCTAACTTTAGTGGCTCTGCTGATATTAACTTTTACGCTTGGGATCAAACAACAGGTACATCAGGTAACACAGCGAATATTTTGGCTGGTAAAGGTGGAACAACTGCCTTCAGTACGGACTATGAAGGAGCCTCCATTACTGTTACCTCTGTTAACGACACAGCACCAACCCTCAACGCCGGGACTCTCACTCTAGCAACTATTAATGAGGATACACCTCTTGTGAGTAACCGGGGTAGTTTACTTGCTGACCTAGTGAGAGGATTAATTAGCGATAGCGACGCAAACCCCCAAGGAATTGCTGTCACAGGAGCAGATAATAGCAACGGTAGTTGGCAATATTCTCTTGATGGCGGTGCTAATTGGCTCAACTTTGGTGCTGTTTCTGATAGCTCAGCTACAGTACTACTTCCTAGTATCAGACTCTATGATGGTTCATTGATTGGCTCACCAACTTCTCAAGGCTGGCTCAAATTTGGTGCTTCGCCTGCTATTACTCTTCCTATACTAGGAAATGTGCTTGGGGTTGGTGGTACTCAGTCTCAGATTAGTGGTGGAACTCAATTAAATAGTAATACTACACCTGCTTCATCACTAGCTGGATTTACAGCCTCAACTGGGACATCCGGTTACAGTAATTACAATGGTTACGCCCCAGTTCTATTTAACCAGTCGTTTCCTGCACTTGACCCCGTAAAAGGCTTCACTATTAGTTTTGATGTGAAAATTAACAGTGAAACCCACACCAGTGATGATAATGGTGATGGCATTCAAGACCGCGCTGGCTTTAGCGTCATTGTTGTTACTAGTGACAAAACCAAAGCAATTGAGTTAGGTTTCTGGACAGATGAAATTTGGGCGCAGAATGCTAGCCCGTTATTTACCCACAGCACCACAGAACGGGCATTTAGAAACACAAGCACAGCAGTTACCCACTATAATTTGGTAGTTGAAAATAATACTTACAAGCTGTTTGCGCCGGATTCATCTACGCCGATTTTAAGTGGCAATCTCCGCGATTACACGGCATTCAACCACACCACTGCTGCACCTTCCCCAATCAATTCTTTACCTTTTGACCCTTACGAAACACCCAATTTCCTTTTCCTCGGTGACAATACAACCTCCGCTAGGTCTTCTATTGACCTCACACGGGTGGAACTGCAAACAAATACGAGAGTTCGCTTTGTCCCCAATGCTGACTATAATGGCCAAGCTAATCTCACCTTCCGCGCCTGGGATGGTTCTAATGGTGTAGCCAGTGGTACTACAGGAGTAAACGCTTCAGTTAATGGCAATGCCACAGCTTTTAGTAGCAATACTCAGACTGTCGGTATCACTATTAATTCTGTTAATGATGCACCGATAGTAGCCAATAGTATTTCTAACCAAACAGCTATAACAGGCACAGCATTTAACTTTCAAATCGCCGCTAACACATTTGCTGATGCAGACTCAGGCGACACCCTCACGTATTCAGCTACCCGCAGCGATGGTAGCCCTCTACCCAGTTGGTTATCTTTTGATGCCGATACGGGCAGATTTACTGGTACTCCTACCACGGATAATTTAGGTAGCATTAGCCTGAGAGTTACTGCTACAGATACAACCAACCTCAGTGTTAACACTATATTTAACCTAGAAATCAGACGGCCAGACAATATCATCAACGGCACCGCCAACAATAATACAATCATAGCTACCAGTGCCAAAGATATATTTGATGGTGGAGATGGAGGTGATATCTTCATTACCAACATCGCCAACCTCAGCCAAAATGACATTCTCAATGGTGGAAATGGACAAGACACAATCATTATTCAAGGTGGCATAAATACGGACACCATCAGCTTTGACTTAAGTAATGTCAACAATCAACTAGCCAGCATTCTTGGCACAACCATCACCAATGTTGAAACCTTTGACCTGAGAAGCTTTGCCGGCACAGTCACTTTTACAGGTGGTAGTGGCAACGATGTAGTCTATGGTGGCGTTGGTAACGATACCCTGACTGGTGGCGCTGGTGATGATAACCTCAATGGAGGTGCTGGTGATGATACCCTCATCGGTGGTGATGGTAATGATATCCTCACAGGTGGTAGTGGTACAAACACCCTGACTGGTGGTGCAGGTAATGACCGTTACTACATAGATAACGCCAGCGATGTTATTCAAGAGGGGGCGGGTGCTGGTCAAGATGAGGTTTTTGCCACAGTCAGCTACACCTTAGCTGCTAATGTCGAGGCTCTGACCCTCAGAGGTACTGCCATACAAGGTACGGGCAATAGCAGTAACAATAACATTAGAGGTAATAATGCTAACAACATTCTGTCTGGTGAAGATGGCAATGACAATCTTACAGGTAATGCTGGCAATGATGTATTGATTGGTGGTCGTGGTAATGATACCCTCAATGGCGGTATTGGCAATGATGAGTTGATTGGTGGCGCTGGTAGCGATCGCTTATTCGGTGGTGCTGGTGCTGATTACTTCAGTTTTGGTAGTCAGGGTAATCCCTTCAACAGTGGTGATTTTGGCATAGATACCATTGCTGATTTTGCAGTTGGCGTGGATGACATTAAGTTAGATAAGGTCAGCTTCTCTGCTCTAACTAGTGTGGTTGGCAATGGTTTTAGTGTAAGTAGTGAGTTTGCTAGTGTAAGTAACGATACCTTAGCGGCAACTAGCAATGGGTTGATTGTTTACAGTTTAGGTAGTGGTCGCTTGTTCTATAACCAAAATGGCAGCGCTGCTGGTTTTGGCACAGGCGCGCAGTTTGCGACTCTCTCCGGTACTCCTATTCTGAGTGCTGATGATTTCTTCATTTTCCAGTCTGTTCAGGAACCTGCTAAAAAAATAGCGTAAGTCCGATGATTACCAAAGAAGGGTTTAACGAACTTCTTAATTTTGGCAAATTTCTCTATTCACACTCCCGTTTTGTGACATAGTGGCGGTAGCGGAACATGGCTTCAAGTTGTGCTTGTATTAGCCAACCGCCAATAAATTCTATTGTCTCGCCACCGGGCATAACGTAGGAAACATCATCAATCAGCCTGGTTTTTCCATTTTCTGGCTGAAATTGATGGCGATGTATCCAAGATTCAAAAGGCCCGGATATTTGGGTGTCGGTAAACAAGCGATATTTGTCGCATTCAGTGTGACGCGCTAACCAAGTTAAAGGTACAGGGCCAAGAAATAATTTAAATTCTGTGATTGCGCCTACTTCTAATCCTCCCTCTCGGCGAACGACTCGTACTGGTTGCCAAGGTGGAGTCAGCAGTTGCAAAATATCCGGTCTTTCATGGAATTTCCAAACTACTTCTGGTGGCGCATTAATGACTGAGGTATGTTGAAAGTGCAGCATGGAAAGAAAAACCTAATATTCAACCTTCGTATTCTGTATCAATTTCGATGTCTAGGGTATCTTCGTCAACCCGCACATATAAGATATTGGGGCGACAACAAACCTGACAATCTTCAATATAAGATTGCTGTCCGCCAGCACTCAAGTCAATAAAGGTTAAGTTTGGTTCCCCACAATAAGCACAGTAAAATTCAGCTGTATTTTGCATTAATTTGTCAGTTGTCAGTTGTCAGTTGTCGGTGGTTTTGGGACTTGGTTTCGTACCTTGCTTATGAACTTACTACCTTGCTTTTTCAAAGTGCAGCAAATAATAATGTTCAAATATTCTTACTACTGACTACCAACCACTGACCACTGACCAGAACTAATTTAATGGCTGTAGTTCTTTGTGAAAATGGCTTGTGGCTTCAGCCAGATGTTTTAGTAGTGTAGACTGTGGCAAAGGCCCTTGCAAGTGGCTCCAAGGTAATATTTGCTCGGTTGACCAATCACTATGGACGTAAAATTCTAAATCGGGGATTTGTCCTTTGAGTTGCTTAAATGCGCGTTTGTAACTACCCAAGGAGTCGCCAAAGTCGCGGGTGAGTTCCAGAAGTTGAGAGATGCGGCGATCGCCTCTGGAGATTAAAGCCTGTATGATAGACCAGTTATAGCTTTCTGGGCGAAAATCTATCCCTTGGGGTTTTAACTGTTTCTGCAAAGATTGTAACCGCTTTTCTGCTTGCCGATTGACCCCATACCATTGAAATGGTGTATGGGCTTTTGGCACAAAGGTACTACAACCCAGTGTTAAGCGCAGTCCTGGTGCAGCTTTTTTTATACTACGCATCATGGTTACAGTTGCGTCTAAGTCTTCTGGTGTTTCCCCTGGTAGTCCCACCATGCCGTAGAGTTTCAAGGCTGTCAAACCGCCGGCTTTAGCATTGATGGCGGCTTGGATAATTTCGTCGTTATGTAGCTTTTTGTTGATGATTTGGCGGATTTTTTCTGAACCACTTTCTACTGCTATGGTAAGCGATCGCGTATCTCGTTTGGCTAAAGTTTTGGCTAACTGTTCTGTTACCGTATTCGTCCGCACCGAAGCGATACTCAGCCGTACATCGTCATACTTTGGCTGACTGATATAATCTAGCAACGTCT contains:
- a CDS encoding FG-GAP-like repeat-containing protein, giving the protein MNLKLYTQTSSNPAAITSSIVFIDTAVTDYESLIAGVKPGNQVFILDPNIDGVEQITRALQGWEYNSVHIVSHGSQASLQLGSTRLNAANLHTYTTQLQHWRESLSTNAEILLYGCQVASGEQGMEFVRQLHQLTGANVAASTDKVGSSQQGGSWELDINVGHISTTSAITTAVQITYPSVLVSFDPATNFGVGSAPFIPTVGDFNNDGKLDLAVSNFNSNNVSVLLGQGNGSFSPATNFGVALNPISVRIGDFNNDGNLDLAVVNFNSSNVSILLGQGNGSFGTATNFAVGSAPQGLALQDLNNDGNLDLVSANSGGNNVSVLLGQGNGSFGAATNFAVGSFPRSVVIRDFNKDGKLDLAVSNDSSNTISILIGEGNGSFGTATNFAVGSLPLTLGVGDFNGDNNLDLVVANRGSNNVSVLLGQGNGSFGAATNFAVGANPRSVVVADFNGDGKQDLAVSNQSNNNVSILLGQGNGSFDTATNFAVGSGPYSLAFGDFNSDGKPDLAVTNQNSNNVSILLNTTSFSFPPTVANPITNQTGTTGTAFNFQIPANTFSDPGDTLTYTATLGNGEPLPSWLSFNPATGTFTGNPTKNNVGSLTIKVTATDTTNLSVETTFNLSVGLPDNIINGNGSNNTFIATTAKDVFTGDAGYDNFITNFANFQQNDSFDGGDGRDAILIQGGANTDTITFNLTNPSNQLASIPGTTITNIETFDLRTFVGTVTFIGGSGNDTIYGGAGDDNLNGDAGDDNLNGGAGDDTLIGGDGNDILTGGSGTNTLTGGAGNDRYYIDNASDVITEDINGGQDEVFATVSYTLAANVEALTLKGTAVNGTGNASNNNIRGNNQDNLLEGLDGNDNLTGNAGNDVLIGGNGNDTLNGGIGNDVLIGGAGSDRLFGGDGADTFGFGTGNAFSSAGFGIDTIADFAVGVDAIELDKASFSALTSVVGDGFSVGSEFASVSNDTLVATSNALIVYSLGSGRLFYNQNGTAAGLGSGAHFATLSGAPALNASDFVIFESGN
- a CDS encoding CPXCG motif-containing cysteine-rich protein; the protein is MQNTAEFYCAYCGEPNLTFIDLSAGGQQSYIEDCQVCCRPNILYVRVDEDTLDIEIDTEYEG
- a CDS encoding SRPBCC family protein encodes the protein MLHFQHTSVINAPPEVVWKFHERPDILQLLTPPWQPVRVVRREGGLEVGAITEFKLFLGPVPLTWLARHTECDKYRLFTDTQISGPFESWIHRHQFQPENGKTRLIDDVSYVMPGGETIEFIGGWLIQAQLEAMFRYRHYVTKRECE
- a CDS encoding choice-of-anchor Y domain-containing protein translates to MANTAPLLNNTGNLTLSFITEDIPVTSNTGTLVSEIIGNSISDPDASALKGIAVTFVDNSNGVWEYTLNNGTSWNAFGTPLLNAARLLPSNANTKIRFRPNANFSGSADINFYAWDQTTGTSGNTANILAGKGGTTAFSTDYEGASITVTSVNDTAPTLNAGTLTLATINEDTPLVSNRGSLLADLVRGLISDSDANPQGIAVTGADNSNGSWQYSLDGGANWLNFGAVSDSSATVLLPSIRLYDGSLIGSPTSQGWLKFGASPAITLPILGNVLGVGGTQSQISGGTQLNSNTTPASSLAGFTASTGTSGYSNYNGYAPVLFNQSFPALDPVKGFTISFDVKINSETHTSDDNGDGIQDRAGFSVIVVTSDKTKAIELGFWTDEIWAQNASPLFTHSTTERAFRNTSTAVTHYNLVVENNTYKLFAPDSSTPILSGNLRDYTAFNHTTAAPSPINSLPFDPYETPNFLFLGDNTTSARSSIDLTRVELQTNTRVRFVPNADYNGQANLTFRAWDGSNGVASGTTGVNASVNGNATAFSSNTQTVGITINSVNDAPIVANSISNQTAITGTAFNFQIAANTFADADSGDTLTYSATRSDGSPLPSWLSFDADTGRFTGTPTTDNLGSISLRVTATDTTNLSVNTIFNLEIRRPDNIINGTANNNTIIATSAKDIFDGGDGGDIFITNIANLSQNDILNGGNGQDTIIIQGGINTDTISFDLSNVNNQLASILGTTITNVETFDLRSFAGTVTFTGGSGNDVVYGGVGNDTLTGGAGDDNLNGGAGDDTLIGGDGNDILTGGSGTNTLTGGAGNDRYYIDNASDVIQEGAGAGQDEVFATVSYTLAANVEALTLRGTAIQGTGNSSNNNIRGNNANNILSGEDGNDNLTGNAGNDVLIGGRGNDTLNGGIGNDELIGGAGSDRLFGGAGADYFSFGSQGNPFNSGDFGIDTIADFAVGVDDIKLDKVSFSALTSVVGNGFSVSSEFASVSNDTLAATSNGLIVYSLGSGRLFYNQNGSAAGFGTGAQFATLSGTPILSADDFFIFQSVQEPAKKIA